One window from the genome of Marinitoga hydrogenitolerans DSM 16785 encodes:
- the pstC gene encoding phosphate ABC transporter permease subunit PstC codes for MRELKHLLNSIIIKTFALTGIIALILIFGFVIKESIPALEKAGMEIFTSFDWYPTFDPPSFGILTMLLNSIILTIVSSLIVLPLGYIIAFFMYDYATEFEKRMIKSSIDLLSGVPSVIIGMFLIIYISPWMLEIGAWSAENILLASIGLTILSLPYTASLMEEAMSSVDISLKEGALALGTTRFIAGFKVVSKAALPGIFNAAILTINRIIGETMVVLMAAGGANMLPLSIFDPVRPLTAAIASEMGEVEIGSIHYSALFASGLVLLTISFILTLISKRLSRRWSK; via the coding sequence TTGAGAGAATTAAAACATTTATTAAACTCTATAATAATAAAAACATTCGCTTTAACAGGTATAATTGCATTAATATTAATATTTGGATTTGTAATAAAAGAATCCATACCAGCTTTAGAAAAAGCTGGTATGGAAATATTTACAAGCTTTGATTGGTATCCAACATTTGATCCACCATCTTTTGGAATTCTAACAATGCTTTTAAATTCTATTATATTAACTATTGTTTCTTCATTAATTGTTTTACCTCTTGGATATATTATAGCTTTTTTTATGTATGATTACGCAACTGAATTTGAAAAAAGAATGATAAAATCTTCTATTGATCTATTATCTGGAGTTCCATCAGTAATTATAGGTATGTTTTTAATAATTTATATTTCTCCATGGATGTTAGAAATTGGTGCTTGGTCAGCAGAAAATATATTATTAGCTTCTATTGGATTAACTATTCTTTCTTTACCCTATACAGCATCATTAATGGAAGAAGCTATGAGTTCAGTTGATATTAGTCTTAAAGAAGGGGCATTAGCATTAGGGACTACAAGATTTATAGCTGGATTTAAAGTAGTTTCAAAAGCCGCTTTACCTGGTATCTTTAATGCCGCTATATTAACAATAAATAGAATAATTGGTGAAACTATGGTTGTATTAATGGCTGCTGGAGGCGCAAATATGTTGCCCCTTTCTATATTTGATCCTGTAAGGCCCTTGACTGCAGCTATAGCTAGTGAAATGGGTGAAGTTGAAATTGGCAGCATTCATTACTCAGCATTATTTGCTTCTGGGCTTGTCCTTTTAACTATTTCTTTTATACTAACACTAATTTCAAAAAGGC